The Gallus gallus isolate bGalGal1 chromosome 3, bGalGal1.mat.broiler.GRCg7b, whole genome shotgun sequence genome window below encodes:
- the MPV17 gene encoding protein Mpv17 isoform X12, producing MAALRRFLARRPWAVQALTAGALMGAGDVIAQQLVEQRGLRGHHSQRTLKMMAIGFCFVGPVVGGWYRILDRLIPGATKAVAVKKMVLDQGAFAPCFLGCFLAITGAVNGLSVEQNWAKIQQDYVDALLTNYCVATRPHGPTAPAAYGCVC from the exons ATGGCGGCGTTGCGGCGGTTCCTGGCGCGGCGGCCCTGGGCCGTGCAGGCGCTGACCGCCG GGGCACTGATGGGAGCCGGTGATGTGATCGCACAGCAGCTGGTGGAGCAGCGCGGGCTGCGCGGGCACCACAGCCAACGCACCCTGAAAATGATGGCCATAGGCTTCTGCTTTGTG GGCCCCGTTGTGGGCGGGTGGTACAGGATCCTGGACCGGCTCATCCCAGGGGCCACAAAAGCAGTGGCCGTGAAGAAGATGGTGCTGGATCAG GGTGCCTTTGCACCGTGTTTTCTCGGCTGCTTCCTCGCCATCACCGGGGCGGTGAACGGGCTGTCGGTGGAGCAGAACTGGGCCAAGATCCAGCAG GACTACGTGGACGCTCTGCTCACCAACTACTGT GTAGCAACACGGCCCCATGGCCCCACAGCTCCCGCCGCCTATGGCTGTGTCTGCTGA
- the UCN gene encoding urocortin: MTPCGRGTSLPVLCALPSMGGAPSFPSLAAGSHPTCDSARQYLHSALIRALQEHPINAPLCRPRRRVNYRPPATLWPFGVGGSALGPSSPILAGRGAAVPYPRASWHRARRYESRRWPPPLPRGRLQRLAAACGTGAVPGGVHREGGWGGGRKGRGDVESLRGSGTPSPTGNAAPTAASPRAAPSAPRRAEPGEGRGVRAGAVRGAGRGAGGERPPERCEFRRDRSRFRCGPDPPPPAAPHPPPPPGACPPLTSTPLRAPYKAPSAAPAQPRGDGRSSAQRTAPRAQRSGTGGTGRGGAGRCGTGRGGARPRGSPVGCGLRADPRPRRCGRAEMRRALLTVLLLLCRPFPAAPRPARPDGPDGPGSGVPAAEGRSEAPWPPLPAEPWRTRRDDPPLSIDLTFHLLRHLLLLARAQSQRARADTNRRILDAVGR, translated from the coding sequence ATGACCCCGTGTGGCCGTGGGACCTCTCTGCCCGTGCTCTGTGCCCTGCCCAGCATGGGGGGTGCTCCGTCCTTCCCCAGCCTCGCTGCTGGCTCGCACCCCACGTGCGACAGTGCACGACAGTACCTCCACTCGGCCTTGATTCGGGCCCTTCAGGAGCACCCAATAAATGCACCTCTCTGCCGCCCCCGACGACGTGTGAATTATCGGCCCCCCGCCACCCTGTGGCCTTTTGGGGTCGGGGGTTCAGCCCTCGGCCCGTCGTCCCCCATCCTCGCCGGGCGCGGTGCCGCGGTTCCGTACCCCCGAGCCTCATGGCACCGCGCTCGCCGCTATGAGTCACGCCGTTGGCCACCGCCGCTTCCTCGGGGCCGTCTGCAGCGCTTGGCCGCGGCGTGCGGGACCGGCGCGGTGCCAGGGGGGGTGCAccgggagggggggtggggtggggggaggaagggtCGGGGGGATGTCGAGTCGTTGCGGGGGTCCGGCACCCCATCTCCGACGGGAAACGCGGCCCCGACGGCCGCctcgccccgcgccgccccttCAGCACCACGGAGAGCGGAACCGGGAGAGGGGCGCGGGGTGCGGGcgggggcggtgcggggcgccGGGAGAGGTGCGGGGGGTGAGCGGCCACCGGAGCGATGCGAGTTCCGGAGGGACCGCTCCCGGTTCCGGTGCGGTCCGGAcccgccgccccccgcagccccgcaccccccgcccccgcccggTGCGTGCCCGCCGCTGACGTCAACCCCGCTCCGGGCCCCATATAAAGCCCCGAGCGCGGCTCCGGCTCAGCCCCGCGGGGACGGACGGAGCTCCGCGCAGCGCACGGCGCCCAGAGCTCAGCGCAGCGGTAcgggcgggacgggacggggcggtgcggggcggtgcgggacGGGCCGGGGGGGCGCTCGGCCTCGGGGAAGCCCCGTCGGGTGCGGACTCCGCGCTGACCCGCGGCCCCGCAGGTGCGGACGAGCCGAGATGCGGCGGGCGCTGCTCAccgttctgctgctgctgtgccgcCCgttccccgccgccccccgccccgcccgccccgacGGCCCCGACGGCCCCGGCTCGGGGGTCCCCGCGGCGGAGGGGAGATCCGAAGCGCCGTGGCCGCCGCTGCCCGCGGAGCCGTGGAGGACTCGGAGGGACGACCCGCCGCTCTCCATCGACCTCACGTTCCATCTCCTGCGGCACCTCCTGCTGCTCGCCCGCGCCCAGAGCCAGCGCGCCCGCGCCGACACCAACCGCCGCATCCTCGACGCCGTGGGGCGCTGA
- the MPV17 gene encoding protein Mpv17 isoform X9 has translation MAALRRFLARRPWAVQALTAGALMGAGDVIAQQLVEQRGLRGHHSQRTLKMMAIGFCFVGPVVGGWYRILDRLIPGATKAVAVKKMVLDQGAFAPCFLGCFLAITGAVNGLSVEQNWAKIQQLCRAVWGGVVAGLLPPLMASTFPRTTWTLCSPTTVLAVVQCVAIVWNCYLSWKANRL, from the exons ATGGCGGCGTTGCGGCGGTTCCTGGCGCGGCGGCCCTGGGCCGTGCAGGCGCTGACCGCCG GGGCACTGATGGGAGCCGGTGATGTGATCGCACAGCAGCTGGTGGAGCAGCGCGGGCTGCGCGGGCACCACAGCCAACGCACCCTGAAAATGATGGCCATAGGCTTCTGCTTTGTG GGCCCCGTTGTGGGCGGGTGGTACAGGATCCTGGACCGGCTCATCCCAGGGGCCACAAAAGCAGTGGCCGTGAAGAAGATGGTGCTGGATCAG GGTGCCTTTGCACCGTGTTTTCTCGGCTGCTTCCTCGCCATCACCGGGGCGGTGAACGGGCTGTCGGTGGAGCAGAACTGGGCCAAGATCCAGCAG CTGTGCCGGGCTGTGTGGGGTGGTGtggttgcagggctgctccctccGCTCATGGCCTCCACCTTCCCCAGGACTACGTGGACGCTCTGCTCACCAACTACTGT GTTGGCCGTCGTGCAGTGTGTTGCCATTGTCTGGAACTGCTACCTgtcctggaaagcaaacagGCTGTGA
- the MPV17 gene encoding protein Mpv17 isoform X8: MAALRRFLARRPWAVQALTAGALMGAGDVIAQQLVEQRGLRGHHSQRTLKMMAIGFCFVGPVVGGWYRILDRLIPGATKAVAVKKMVLDQGAFAPCFLGCFLAITGAVNGLSVEQNWAKIQQSRLLLPPHCWGGVMTAMGHRAATAGPDPAVPGCVGWCGCRAAPSAHGLHLPQDYVDALLTNYCIWPPVQIANFYFVPLAHRLAVVQCVAIVWNCYLSWKANRL; this comes from the exons ATGGCGGCGTTGCGGCGGTTCCTGGCGCGGCGGCCCTGGGCCGTGCAGGCGCTGACCGCCG GGGCACTGATGGGAGCCGGTGATGTGATCGCACAGCAGCTGGTGGAGCAGCGCGGGCTGCGCGGGCACCACAGCCAACGCACCCTGAAAATGATGGCCATAGGCTTCTGCTTTGTG GGCCCCGTTGTGGGCGGGTGGTACAGGATCCTGGACCGGCTCATCCCAGGGGCCACAAAAGCAGTGGCCGTGAAGAAGATGGTGCTGGATCAG GGTGCCTTTGCACCGTGTTTTCTCGGCTGCTTCCTCGCCATCACCGGGGCGGTGAACGGGCTGTCGGTGGAGCAGAACTGGGCCAAGATCCAGCAG AGccggctgctgctgccgccCCACTGCTGGGGTGGGGTGATGACGGCTATGGGACACAGAGCAGCCACTGCGGGGCCAGACCCAG CTGTGCCGGGCTGTGTGGGGTGGTGtggttgcagggctgctccctccGCTCATGGCCTCCACCTTCCCCAGGACTACGTGGACGCTCTGCTCACCAACTACTGT ATTTGGCCGCCGGTGCAGATCGCCAACTTCTACTTCGTCCCTCTGGCCCACAG GTTGGCCGTCGTGCAGTGTGTTGCCATTGTCTGGAACTGCTACCTgtcctggaaagcaaacagGCTGTGA
- the MPV17 gene encoding protein Mpv17 isoform X11 has protein sequence MAALRRFLARRPWAVQALTAGALMGAGDVIAQQLVEQRGLRGHHSQRTLKMMAIGFCFVGPVVGGWYRILDRLIPGATKAVAVKKMVLDQGAFAPCFLGCFLAITGAVNGLSVEQNWAKIQQLCRAVWGGVVAGLLPPLMASTFPRTTWTLCSPTTV, from the exons ATGGCGGCGTTGCGGCGGTTCCTGGCGCGGCGGCCCTGGGCCGTGCAGGCGCTGACCGCCG GGGCACTGATGGGAGCCGGTGATGTGATCGCACAGCAGCTGGTGGAGCAGCGCGGGCTGCGCGGGCACCACAGCCAACGCACCCTGAAAATGATGGCCATAGGCTTCTGCTTTGTG GGCCCCGTTGTGGGCGGGTGGTACAGGATCCTGGACCGGCTCATCCCAGGGGCCACAAAAGCAGTGGCCGTGAAGAAGATGGTGCTGGATCAG GGTGCCTTTGCACCGTGTTTTCTCGGCTGCTTCCTCGCCATCACCGGGGCGGTGAACGGGCTGTCGGTGGAGCAGAACTGGGCCAAGATCCAGCAG CTGTGCCGGGCTGTGTGGGGTGGTGtggttgcagggctgctccctccGCTCATGGCCTCCACCTTCCCCAGGACTACGTGGACGCTCTGCTCACCAACTACTGT GTAG
- the MPV17 gene encoding protein Mpv17 isoform X4 produces MRGVLQVLKKGAEVWGLEHCLGNQSAGSEHGAREGWGTERRAKGVASKRSGGQDGAGAARDLLSCTPPRAWARSSILHTDMETLLRAVPTARRNRERSWHRARNGTTGDQLLVGLGQDPHPVPAALLSSVLVAGALMGAGDVIAQQLVEQRGLRGHHSQRTLKMMAIGFCFVGPVVGGWYRILDRLIPGATKAVAVKKMVLDQGAFAPCFLGCFLAITGAVNGLSVEQNWAKIQQDYVDALLTNYCIWPPVQIANFYFVPLAHRLAVVQCVAIVWNCYLSWKANRL; encoded by the exons atgcGGGGGGTGCTCCAAGTTCTCAAGAAGGGGGCAGAAGTGTGGGGGCTGGAGCACTGCCTTGGGAACCAGAGTGCTGGGAGCGAGCATGGAGCCCGCGAGGGTTGGGGCACAGAGCGCCGAGCCAAGGGAGTTGCGTCGAAGAGGTCGGGAGGGCAGGACGGGGCGGGGGCTGCCAGAGACCTGCTGAGCTGCACCCCACCGAGAGCGTGGGCACGCAGCTCAATCCTGCACACTGATATGGAAACACTGCTCCGAGCTGTGCCAACGGCCAGGAGGAACCGGGAGCGGTCCTGGCACCGAGCGAGGAACGGCACAACTGGGGATCAGCTGCTCGTGGGGCTCGGGCAGGACCCCCACCCTGTGCCCGCCGCCCTCCTGAGCTCCGTGCTGGTTGCAGGGGCACTGATGGGAGCCGGTGATGTGATCGCACAGCAGCTGGTGGAGCAGCGCGGGCTGCGCGGGCACCACAGCCAACGCACCCTGAAAATGATGGCCATAGGCTTCTGCTTTGTG GGCCCCGTTGTGGGCGGGTGGTACAGGATCCTGGACCGGCTCATCCCAGGGGCCACAAAAGCAGTGGCCGTGAAGAAGATGGTGCTGGATCAG GGTGCCTTTGCACCGTGTTTTCTCGGCTGCTTCCTCGCCATCACCGGGGCGGTGAACGGGCTGTCGGTGGAGCAGAACTGGGCCAAGATCCAGCAG GACTACGTGGACGCTCTGCTCACCAACTACTGT ATTTGGCCGCCGGTGCAGATCGCCAACTTCTACTTCGTCCCTCTGGCCCACAG GTTGGCCGTCGTGCAGTGTGTTGCCATTGTCTGGAACTGCTACCTgtcctggaaagcaaacagGCTGTGA
- the MPV17 gene encoding protein Mpv17 isoform X7, which translates to MRGVLQVLKKGAEVWGLEHCLGNQSAGSEHGAREGWGTERRAKGVASKRSGGQDGAGAARDLLSCTPPRAWARSSILHTDMETLLRAVPTARRNRERSWHRARNGTTGDQLLVGLGQDPHPVPAALLSSVLVAGALMGAGDVIAQQLVEQRGLRGHHSQRTLKMMAIGFCFVGPVVGGWYRILDRLIPGATKAVAVKKMVLDQGAFAPCFLGCFLAITGAVNGLSVEQNWAKIQQDYVDALLTNYCVATRPHGPTAPAAYGCVC; encoded by the exons atgcGGGGGGTGCTCCAAGTTCTCAAGAAGGGGGCAGAAGTGTGGGGGCTGGAGCACTGCCTTGGGAACCAGAGTGCTGGGAGCGAGCATGGAGCCCGCGAGGGTTGGGGCACAGAGCGCCGAGCCAAGGGAGTTGCGTCGAAGAGGTCGGGAGGGCAGGACGGGGCGGGGGCTGCCAGAGACCTGCTGAGCTGCACCCCACCGAGAGCGTGGGCACGCAGCTCAATCCTGCACACTGATATGGAAACACTGCTCCGAGCTGTGCCAACGGCCAGGAGGAACCGGGAGCGGTCCTGGCACCGAGCGAGGAACGGCACAACTGGGGATCAGCTGCTCGTGGGGCTCGGGCAGGACCCCCACCCTGTGCCCGCCGCCCTCCTGAGCTCCGTGCTGGTTGCAGGGGCACTGATGGGAGCCGGTGATGTGATCGCACAGCAGCTGGTGGAGCAGCGCGGGCTGCGCGGGCACCACAGCCAACGCACCCTGAAAATGATGGCCATAGGCTTCTGCTTTGTG GGCCCCGTTGTGGGCGGGTGGTACAGGATCCTGGACCGGCTCATCCCAGGGGCCACAAAAGCAGTGGCCGTGAAGAAGATGGTGCTGGATCAG GGTGCCTTTGCACCGTGTTTTCTCGGCTGCTTCCTCGCCATCACCGGGGCGGTGAACGGGCTGTCGGTGGAGCAGAACTGGGCCAAGATCCAGCAG GACTACGTGGACGCTCTGCTCACCAACTACTGT GTAGCAACACGGCCCCATGGCCCCACAGCTCCCGCCGCCTATGGCTGTGTCTGCTGA
- the MPV17 gene encoding protein Mpv17 isoform X10: MAALRRFLARRPWAVQALTAGALMGAGDVIAQQLVEQRGLRGHHSQRTLKMMAIGFCFVGPVVGGWYRILDRLIPGATKAVAVKKMVLDQGAFAPCFLGCFLAITGAVNGLSVEQNWAKIQQDYVDALLTNYCIWPPVQIANFYFVPLAHRLAVVQCVAIVWNCYLSWKANRL; the protein is encoded by the exons ATGGCGGCGTTGCGGCGGTTCCTGGCGCGGCGGCCCTGGGCCGTGCAGGCGCTGACCGCCG GGGCACTGATGGGAGCCGGTGATGTGATCGCACAGCAGCTGGTGGAGCAGCGCGGGCTGCGCGGGCACCACAGCCAACGCACCCTGAAAATGATGGCCATAGGCTTCTGCTTTGTG GGCCCCGTTGTGGGCGGGTGGTACAGGATCCTGGACCGGCTCATCCCAGGGGCCACAAAAGCAGTGGCCGTGAAGAAGATGGTGCTGGATCAG GGTGCCTTTGCACCGTGTTTTCTCGGCTGCTTCCTCGCCATCACCGGGGCGGTGAACGGGCTGTCGGTGGAGCAGAACTGGGCCAAGATCCAGCAG GACTACGTGGACGCTCTGCTCACCAACTACTGT ATTTGGCCGCCGGTGCAGATCGCCAACTTCTACTTCGTCCCTCTGGCCCACAG GTTGGCCGTCGTGCAGTGTGTTGCCATTGTCTGGAACTGCTACCTgtcctggaaagcaaacagGCTGTGA
- the MPV17 gene encoding protein Mpv17 isoform X5 has product MRGVLQVLKKGAEVWGLEHCLGNQSAGSEHGAREGWGTERRAKGVASKRSGGQDGAGAARDLLSCTPPRAWARSSILHTDMETLLRAVPTARRNRERSWHRARNGTTGDQLLVGLGQDPHPVPAALLSSVLVAGALMGAGDVIAQQLVEQRGLRGHHSQRTLKMMAIGFCFVGPVVGGWYRILDRLIPGATKAVAVKKMVLDQGAFAPCFLGCFLAITGAVNGLSVEQNWAKIQQSRLLLPPHCWGGVMTAMGHRAATAGPDPGLRGRSAHQLLCKC; this is encoded by the exons atgcGGGGGGTGCTCCAAGTTCTCAAGAAGGGGGCAGAAGTGTGGGGGCTGGAGCACTGCCTTGGGAACCAGAGTGCTGGGAGCGAGCATGGAGCCCGCGAGGGTTGGGGCACAGAGCGCCGAGCCAAGGGAGTTGCGTCGAAGAGGTCGGGAGGGCAGGACGGGGCGGGGGCTGCCAGAGACCTGCTGAGCTGCACCCCACCGAGAGCGTGGGCACGCAGCTCAATCCTGCACACTGATATGGAAACACTGCTCCGAGCTGTGCCAACGGCCAGGAGGAACCGGGAGCGGTCCTGGCACCGAGCGAGGAACGGCACAACTGGGGATCAGCTGCTCGTGGGGCTCGGGCAGGACCCCCACCCTGTGCCCGCCGCCCTCCTGAGCTCCGTGCTGGTTGCAGGGGCACTGATGGGAGCCGGTGATGTGATCGCACAGCAGCTGGTGGAGCAGCGCGGGCTGCGCGGGCACCACAGCCAACGCACCCTGAAAATGATGGCCATAGGCTTCTGCTTTGTG GGCCCCGTTGTGGGCGGGTGGTACAGGATCCTGGACCGGCTCATCCCAGGGGCCACAAAAGCAGTGGCCGTGAAGAAGATGGTGCTGGATCAG GGTGCCTTTGCACCGTGTTTTCTCGGCTGCTTCCTCGCCATCACCGGGGCGGTGAACGGGCTGTCGGTGGAGCAGAACTGGGCCAAGATCCAGCAG AGccggctgctgctgccgccCCACTGCTGGGGTGGGGTGATGACGGCTATGGGACACAGAGCAGCCACTGCGGGGCCAGACCCAG GACTACGTGGACGCTCTGCTCACCAACTACTGTGTAAGTGCTGA
- the MPV17 gene encoding protein Mpv17 isoform X1, with protein sequence MRGVLQVLKKGAEVWGLEHCLGNQSAGSEHGAREGWGTERRAKGVASKRSGGQDGAGAARDLLSCTPPRAWARSSILHTDMETLLRAVPTARRNRERSWHRARNGTTGDQLLVGLGQDPHPVPAALLSSVLVAGALMGAGDVIAQQLVEQRGLRGHHSQRTLKMMAIGFCFVGPVVGGWYRILDRLIPGATKAVAVKKMVLDQGAFAPCFLGCFLAITGAVNGLSVEQNWAKIQQSRLLLPPHCWGGVMTAMGHRAATAGPDPAVPGCVGWCGCRAAPSAHGLHLPQDYVDALLTNYCIWPPVQIANFYFVPLAHRLAVVQCVAIVWNCYLSWKANRL encoded by the exons atgcGGGGGGTGCTCCAAGTTCTCAAGAAGGGGGCAGAAGTGTGGGGGCTGGAGCACTGCCTTGGGAACCAGAGTGCTGGGAGCGAGCATGGAGCCCGCGAGGGTTGGGGCACAGAGCGCCGAGCCAAGGGAGTTGCGTCGAAGAGGTCGGGAGGGCAGGACGGGGCGGGGGCTGCCAGAGACCTGCTGAGCTGCACCCCACCGAGAGCGTGGGCACGCAGCTCAATCCTGCACACTGATATGGAAACACTGCTCCGAGCTGTGCCAACGGCCAGGAGGAACCGGGAGCGGTCCTGGCACCGAGCGAGGAACGGCACAACTGGGGATCAGCTGCTCGTGGGGCTCGGGCAGGACCCCCACCCTGTGCCCGCCGCCCTCCTGAGCTCCGTGCTGGTTGCAGGGGCACTGATGGGAGCCGGTGATGTGATCGCACAGCAGCTGGTGGAGCAGCGCGGGCTGCGCGGGCACCACAGCCAACGCACCCTGAAAATGATGGCCATAGGCTTCTGCTTTGTG GGCCCCGTTGTGGGCGGGTGGTACAGGATCCTGGACCGGCTCATCCCAGGGGCCACAAAAGCAGTGGCCGTGAAGAAGATGGTGCTGGATCAG GGTGCCTTTGCACCGTGTTTTCTCGGCTGCTTCCTCGCCATCACCGGGGCGGTGAACGGGCTGTCGGTGGAGCAGAACTGGGCCAAGATCCAGCAG AGccggctgctgctgccgccCCACTGCTGGGGTGGGGTGATGACGGCTATGGGACACAGAGCAGCCACTGCGGGGCCAGACCCAG CTGTGCCGGGCTGTGTGGGGTGGTGtggttgcagggctgctccctccGCTCATGGCCTCCACCTTCCCCAGGACTACGTGGACGCTCTGCTCACCAACTACTGT ATTTGGCCGCCGGTGCAGATCGCCAACTTCTACTTCGTCCCTCTGGCCCACAG GTTGGCCGTCGTGCAGTGTGTTGCCATTGTCTGGAACTGCTACCTgtcctggaaagcaaacagGCTGTGA
- the MPV17 gene encoding protein Mpv17 isoform X3, with amino-acid sequence MRGVLQVLKKGAEVWGLEHCLGNQSAGSEHGAREGWGTERRAKGVASKRSGGQDGAGAARDLLSCTPPRAWARSSILHTDMETLLRAVPTARRNRERSWHRARNGTTGDQLLVGLGQDPHPVPAALLSSVLVAGALMGAGDVIAQQLVEQRGLRGHHSQRTLKMMAIGFCFVGPVVGGWYRILDRLIPGATKAVAVKKMVLDQGAFAPCFLGCFLAITGAVNGLSVEQNWAKIQQLCRAVWGGVVAGLLPPLMASTFPRTTWTLCSPTTVLAVVQCVAIVWNCYLSWKANRL; translated from the exons atgcGGGGGGTGCTCCAAGTTCTCAAGAAGGGGGCAGAAGTGTGGGGGCTGGAGCACTGCCTTGGGAACCAGAGTGCTGGGAGCGAGCATGGAGCCCGCGAGGGTTGGGGCACAGAGCGCCGAGCCAAGGGAGTTGCGTCGAAGAGGTCGGGAGGGCAGGACGGGGCGGGGGCTGCCAGAGACCTGCTGAGCTGCACCCCACCGAGAGCGTGGGCACGCAGCTCAATCCTGCACACTGATATGGAAACACTGCTCCGAGCTGTGCCAACGGCCAGGAGGAACCGGGAGCGGTCCTGGCACCGAGCGAGGAACGGCACAACTGGGGATCAGCTGCTCGTGGGGCTCGGGCAGGACCCCCACCCTGTGCCCGCCGCCCTCCTGAGCTCCGTGCTGGTTGCAGGGGCACTGATGGGAGCCGGTGATGTGATCGCACAGCAGCTGGTGGAGCAGCGCGGGCTGCGCGGGCACCACAGCCAACGCACCCTGAAAATGATGGCCATAGGCTTCTGCTTTGTG GGCCCCGTTGTGGGCGGGTGGTACAGGATCCTGGACCGGCTCATCCCAGGGGCCACAAAAGCAGTGGCCGTGAAGAAGATGGTGCTGGATCAG GGTGCCTTTGCACCGTGTTTTCTCGGCTGCTTCCTCGCCATCACCGGGGCGGTGAACGGGCTGTCGGTGGAGCAGAACTGGGCCAAGATCCAGCAG CTGTGCCGGGCTGTGTGGGGTGGTGtggttgcagggctgctccctccGCTCATGGCCTCCACCTTCCCCAGGACTACGTGGACGCTCTGCTCACCAACTACTGT GTTGGCCGTCGTGCAGTGTGTTGCCATTGTCTGGAACTGCTACCTgtcctggaaagcaaacagGCTGTGA
- the MPV17 gene encoding protein Mpv17 isoform X2 → MRGVLQVLKKGAEVWGLEHCLGNQSAGSEHGAREGWGTERRAKGVASKRSGGQDGAGAARDLLSCTPPRAWARSSILHTDMETLLRAVPTARRNRERSWHRARNGTTGDQLLVGLGQDPHPVPAALLSSVLVAGALMGAGDVIAQQLVEQRGLRGHHSQRTLKMMAIGFCFVGPVVGGWYRILDRLIPGATKAVAVKKMVLDQGAFAPCFLGCFLAITGAVNGLSVEQNWAKIQQSRLLLPPHCWGGVMTAMGHRAATAGPDPAVPGCVGWCGCRAAPSAHGLHLPQDYVDALLTNYCVATRPHGPTAPAAYGCVC, encoded by the exons atgcGGGGGGTGCTCCAAGTTCTCAAGAAGGGGGCAGAAGTGTGGGGGCTGGAGCACTGCCTTGGGAACCAGAGTGCTGGGAGCGAGCATGGAGCCCGCGAGGGTTGGGGCACAGAGCGCCGAGCCAAGGGAGTTGCGTCGAAGAGGTCGGGAGGGCAGGACGGGGCGGGGGCTGCCAGAGACCTGCTGAGCTGCACCCCACCGAGAGCGTGGGCACGCAGCTCAATCCTGCACACTGATATGGAAACACTGCTCCGAGCTGTGCCAACGGCCAGGAGGAACCGGGAGCGGTCCTGGCACCGAGCGAGGAACGGCACAACTGGGGATCAGCTGCTCGTGGGGCTCGGGCAGGACCCCCACCCTGTGCCCGCCGCCCTCCTGAGCTCCGTGCTGGTTGCAGGGGCACTGATGGGAGCCGGTGATGTGATCGCACAGCAGCTGGTGGAGCAGCGCGGGCTGCGCGGGCACCACAGCCAACGCACCCTGAAAATGATGGCCATAGGCTTCTGCTTTGTG GGCCCCGTTGTGGGCGGGTGGTACAGGATCCTGGACCGGCTCATCCCAGGGGCCACAAAAGCAGTGGCCGTGAAGAAGATGGTGCTGGATCAG GGTGCCTTTGCACCGTGTTTTCTCGGCTGCTTCCTCGCCATCACCGGGGCGGTGAACGGGCTGTCGGTGGAGCAGAACTGGGCCAAGATCCAGCAG AGccggctgctgctgccgccCCACTGCTGGGGTGGGGTGATGACGGCTATGGGACACAGAGCAGCCACTGCGGGGCCAGACCCAG CTGTGCCGGGCTGTGTGGGGTGGTGtggttgcagggctgctccctccGCTCATGGCCTCCACCTTCCCCAGGACTACGTGGACGCTCTGCTCACCAACTACTGT GTAGCAACACGGCCCCATGGCCCCACAGCTCCCGCCGCCTATGGCTGTGTCTGCTGA
- the MPV17 gene encoding protein Mpv17 isoform X6 — protein MRGVLQVLKKGAEVWGLEHCLGNQSAGSEHGAREGWGTERRAKGVASKRSGGQDGAGAARDLLSCTPPRAWARSSILHTDMETLLRAVPTARRNRERSWHRARNGTTGDQLLVGLGQDPHPVPAALLSSVLVAGALMGAGDVIAQQLVEQRGLRGHHSQRTLKMMAIGFCFVGPVVGGWYRILDRLIPGATKAVAVKKMVLDQGAFAPCFLGCFLAITGAVNGLSVEQNWAKIQQLCRAVWGGVVAGLLPPLMASTFPRTTWTLCSPTTV, from the exons atgcGGGGGGTGCTCCAAGTTCTCAAGAAGGGGGCAGAAGTGTGGGGGCTGGAGCACTGCCTTGGGAACCAGAGTGCTGGGAGCGAGCATGGAGCCCGCGAGGGTTGGGGCACAGAGCGCCGAGCCAAGGGAGTTGCGTCGAAGAGGTCGGGAGGGCAGGACGGGGCGGGGGCTGCCAGAGACCTGCTGAGCTGCACCCCACCGAGAGCGTGGGCACGCAGCTCAATCCTGCACACTGATATGGAAACACTGCTCCGAGCTGTGCCAACGGCCAGGAGGAACCGGGAGCGGTCCTGGCACCGAGCGAGGAACGGCACAACTGGGGATCAGCTGCTCGTGGGGCTCGGGCAGGACCCCCACCCTGTGCCCGCCGCCCTCCTGAGCTCCGTGCTGGTTGCAGGGGCACTGATGGGAGCCGGTGATGTGATCGCACAGCAGCTGGTGGAGCAGCGCGGGCTGCGCGGGCACCACAGCCAACGCACCCTGAAAATGATGGCCATAGGCTTCTGCTTTGTG GGCCCCGTTGTGGGCGGGTGGTACAGGATCCTGGACCGGCTCATCCCAGGGGCCACAAAAGCAGTGGCCGTGAAGAAGATGGTGCTGGATCAG GGTGCCTTTGCACCGTGTTTTCTCGGCTGCTTCCTCGCCATCACCGGGGCGGTGAACGGGCTGTCGGTGGAGCAGAACTGGGCCAAGATCCAGCAG CTGTGCCGGGCTGTGTGGGGTGGTGtggttgcagggctgctccctccGCTCATGGCCTCCACCTTCCCCAGGACTACGTGGACGCTCTGCTCACCAACTACTGT GTAG